A part of Solibacillus sp. FSL H8-0538 genomic DNA contains:
- the purC gene encoding phosphoribosylaminoimidazolesuccinocarboxamide synthase, whose amino-acid sequence MNKGQLLYEGKAKRLYATEDANILFVEYKDSATAFNGEKKEDIVGKGNLNNRITTLIFEKLQAAGIASHFVKRLSDNEQLVRNVDIIPIELVVRNIAAGSLAKNLGLEEGTPLKRPIVEYYYKNDDLGDPLITTEHIDILDIATPEEVQALYDGGLAVNEVLRLIFEEVGIILVDFKLEFGRDAEGNVLLADEISPDTCRLWDAETKRKLDKDVFRRNLGSLTEVYEIILKKLGGK is encoded by the coding sequence ATGAATAAAGGTCAGCTTTTGTATGAAGGGAAGGCAAAACGTTTATACGCAACAGAGGATGCTAATATCCTCTTCGTTGAGTATAAAGATAGTGCAACAGCGTTTAACGGTGAAAAAAAAGAAGATATCGTCGGGAAAGGGAACTTAAATAACCGCATTACGACTTTAATTTTCGAAAAATTACAAGCAGCCGGAATTGCGTCACATTTCGTTAAACGTTTATCTGATAATGAACAGCTTGTTCGTAATGTAGATATTATTCCAATCGAACTTGTTGTACGTAACATCGCAGCAGGATCGTTAGCGAAAAACCTTGGATTAGAAGAAGGTACGCCGCTAAAACGCCCAATCGTTGAATACTATTACAAAAATGATGATCTTGGCGATCCGCTTATTACGACAGAGCATATCGACATTTTAGATATTGCAACGCCTGAAGAGGTACAAGCATTATACGACGGTGGCTTAGCTGTAAATGAAGTGTTGCGTCTAATTTTCGAAGAAGTAGGTATTATTTTAGTGGACTTCAAATTAGAGTTTGGACGTGATGCGGAAGGTAATGTTTTACTAGCTGATGAAATCTCTCCGGACACTTGTCGTCTATGGGATGCCGAAACGAAACGAAAGCTGGATAAAGATGTATTCCGCCGCAATCTTGGTAGTTTAACAGAAGTATATGAAATTATTCTAAAAAAACTTGGAGGCAAATAA
- the purB gene encoding adenylosuccinate lyase: MIERYTRPEMGAIWTEENRYQAWLEVEILACEAWAEIGDIPKEDVVKIRANASFDVNRILEIEQETRHDVVAFTRAVSETLGEERKWVHYGLTSTDVVDTALSYLIKQANEILRKDLHMFIDIITEKAKEHKYTVMMGRTHGVHAEPTTFGLKLALWLEEMRRNLERFEAAAKIIETGKMSGAVGTYANIDPKVEAYVCEKLGLAAAPISTQTLQRDRHAQYFSTLALIATSIEKFATEVRGLQKSETREVEEAFGKGQKGSSAMPHKRNPIGSENMTGMARLMRGYMVTAFENVSLWHERDISHSSAERVIIPDATITLNYMLNRFGNILKNLTVFPENMKRNMGRTFGLIYSQRILLALIDKGLAREEAYDTVQPLTARAWDEQTQFRPLVEASEKITAYLSPEELDNCFDYNYHIQQVDMIFERLGLN, from the coding sequence ATGATCGAACGTTATACACGCCCTGAAATGGGTGCAATTTGGACAGAAGAAAATCGTTATCAAGCTTGGTTAGAGGTTGAAATTTTAGCATGTGAGGCATGGGCTGAAATCGGCGATATTCCGAAAGAGGACGTTGTTAAAATTCGTGCTAACGCATCATTCGATGTAAACCGTATTTTAGAAATTGAACAAGAAACACGTCATGATGTTGTTGCATTTACACGTGCCGTTTCTGAAACACTAGGTGAAGAACGCAAATGGGTACATTATGGCTTAACTTCAACGGACGTAGTAGACACAGCGCTTTCTTACTTAATCAAACAGGCAAACGAAATTTTGCGTAAAGATTTACACATGTTCATTGATATTATTACTGAAAAAGCGAAAGAGCATAAATACACAGTAATGATGGGCCGCACGCACGGTGTACATGCTGAACCGACAACATTCGGGTTAAAGCTTGCTCTATGGCTTGAAGAAATGCGCCGTAACTTGGAGCGCTTCGAGGCAGCTGCGAAAATTATCGAAACAGGTAAAATGAGTGGTGCTGTTGGAACATACGCAAATATCGACCCAAAAGTTGAAGCATACGTTTGTGAGAAGTTAGGACTTGCCGCTGCACCAATTTCTACTCAAACATTACAACGTGACCGTCACGCGCAGTACTTCTCAACACTTGCATTAATCGCAACATCAATTGAGAAGTTTGCAACAGAAGTACGAGGCTTACAAAAATCGGAGACACGTGAAGTTGAGGAAGCATTCGGTAAAGGCCAAAAAGGTTCTTCTGCAATGCCACATAAACGTAATCCAATCGGCTCTGAGAATATGACTGGTATGGCTCGCTTAATGCGCGGGTATATGGTTACAGCATTTGAAAACGTGTCATTATGGCATGAACGTGATATTTCGCATTCATCTGCAGAACGCGTCATCATACCAGATGCAACGATTACACTGAACTACATGCTAAATCGCTTTGGTAACATTCTTAAAAATTTAACAGTATTCCCGGAAAACATGAAACGTAATATGGGGCGTACATTCGGGTTAATTTACTCTCAACGCATTTTACTTGCTTTAATCGACAAAGGATTAGCTCGTGAGGAAGCGTATGACACAGTACAACCATTAACTGCGCGCGCATGGGATGAGCAAACACAATTCCGTCCTTTAGTAGAAGCGAGCGAGAAAATCACTGCTTACTTATCACCGGAAGAATTAGATAATTGCTTCGACTACAACTACCATATTCAACAAGTAGACATGATTTTTGAACGTCTTGGACTAAACTAA
- the purS gene encoding phosphoribosylformylglycinamidine synthase subunit PurS, translating to MKKVKIYVTLRESILDPQGSAVKGSLTKIGYEEVQDLRIGKYLEVTIGDSARDIDALVKEMCEKVLTNVVIEDYRYEVEEAN from the coding sequence ATGAAAAAAGTTAAAATTTACGTAACATTACGCGAAAGCATTTTAGATCCACAAGGTTCAGCTGTAAAAGGCTCATTAACTAAAATCGGATACGAAGAAGTACAAGACTTACGTATCGGTAAATATTTAGAAGTAACAATCGGCGATAGCGCACGTGACATCGATGCATTAGTAAAAGAAATGTGTGAAAAAGTGTTAACGAATGTTGTCATCGAAGACTACCGTTATGAAGTCGAGGAGGCTAACTAA